Proteins encoded by one window of Nocardioides euryhalodurans:
- a CDS encoding alpha/beta fold hydrolase, translated as MTDARVAAALEHWAPRFIQNGVDYNDFVATTARVSSWEDWLPEWSRTAAVHEREAQECEARDRSLSAGHAWLRAAVCHHFGKFVWMVDRDLAAAAGDRAVAAMYHAHAHLDPTAERVAVPLDGEQVVANLRRPPGVPRPPLVVLVPGLDSTKEEFFWLEQSFLDRGMATVSLDGPGQGETAALLPARHDYEVAVSALLDVLAGRDDLDLARTGLYGVSLGGYYAPRVTAHEPRVRAMVAMAGPYRWGDLWDSLPPMTRETWTVKSHATSSGEARDRAALLDLTGVCERIDVPALYVTGKLDRLVPWEQTRQQSEATAGSELLAYDDGNHGCSNLSAAVRPMMADWMRERLAALPH; from the coding sequence ATGACCGACGCACGCGTCGCCGCCGCGCTCGAGCACTGGGCGCCCAGGTTCATCCAGAACGGGGTCGACTACAACGACTTCGTCGCGACCACCGCCCGGGTCTCGTCGTGGGAGGACTGGCTCCCCGAGTGGAGCAGGACCGCCGCGGTGCACGAGCGCGAGGCGCAGGAGTGCGAGGCGCGCGACCGGTCCCTGAGCGCCGGCCACGCCTGGCTCCGGGCGGCGGTGTGCCACCACTTCGGGAAGTTCGTGTGGATGGTGGACAGGGACCTCGCCGCCGCGGCGGGCGACCGCGCGGTCGCCGCGATGTACCACGCCCACGCCCACCTCGACCCGACCGCCGAGCGGGTCGCCGTCCCCCTGGACGGAGAGCAGGTCGTGGCGAACCTGCGACGGCCTCCCGGGGTGCCGCGGCCGCCGCTCGTCGTGCTGGTGCCGGGGCTCGACTCCACCAAGGAGGAGTTCTTCTGGCTCGAGCAGTCCTTCCTCGACCGCGGCATGGCGACGGTGTCGCTCGACGGTCCCGGGCAGGGGGAGACGGCTGCCCTGCTGCCGGCGCGCCACGACTACGAGGTCGCGGTGTCGGCGCTGCTCGACGTGCTCGCCGGCCGCGACGACCTCGACCTCGCCCGCACGGGTCTCTACGGCGTGAGCCTCGGCGGGTACTACGCCCCGCGCGTGACGGCGCACGAGCCGCGGGTCCGGGCCATGGTGGCCATGGCCGGCCCCTACCGCTGGGGTGACCTGTGGGACTCGTTGCCACCGATGACCCGGGAGACGTGGACGGTGAAGTCGCACGCGACCTCCTCCGGGGAGGCGCGTGACCGGGCGGCCCTGCTCGACCTCACCGGGGTGTGCGAGCGGATCGACGTCCCGGCGCTCTACGTCACGGGCAAGCTCGACCGGCTCGTGCCGTGGGAGCAGACGCGGCAGCAGTCCGAGGCCACCGCCGGCTCGGAGCTGCTCGCCTACGACGACGGCAACCACGGCTGCTCGAACCTCTCGGCCGCGGTGCGGCCGATGATGGCGGACTGGATGCGCGAGCGGCTGGCGGCCCTTCCCCACTGA
- a CDS encoding amidohydrolase family protein, translating into MEITRRSVLGGAAAAGALGTATGVAAPATAGRGQRRDHRHREFVVTGAHVISMDPTIGDLPDGDVHVRNGEIVAVGRGLKVRAPKVDGRGMIAMPGLVDTHWHLWTTLYRSMSSSSPETAYFALNVRNGVRCLPSDLFHGTRLGLVDALNTGITTVHDWAHNLRSPEHADGNLQAHEEIGLRGRFSYGTPQGYPLTQIIDLADIARVQDEWFASGRLPLMHLGLAGRPPGLAPESVFRPEYDAARELGIPVSYHANSTRAQGALGMIRQLGEQSMLTPDTQLIHALYTTEAERALVRETGASVSISPWSELLIGYGVTPVPEMEASGLLLTLSVDTLPLTGSADLWSVLRLTTGLHRGIAEQELSISTRRVLEMATVDAARSLGLGDVVGSLTPGKRADLILVREHDIGTAPVTDVPNTLALATGAENVDTVIVDGRIRKRGGRLVDIDEEQVVRETEQALAALLAR; encoded by the coding sequence ATGGAGATCACCAGGAGGTCCGTGCTGGGCGGGGCGGCTGCGGCCGGCGCGCTCGGGACGGCCACGGGGGTGGCCGCGCCGGCGACGGCAGGCCGGGGGCAGCGCCGCGACCACCGCCACCGCGAGTTCGTCGTCACCGGCGCCCACGTCATCTCCATGGACCCGACGATCGGCGACCTGCCCGACGGGGACGTGCACGTTCGCAACGGCGAGATCGTCGCGGTGGGCCGGGGGCTGAAGGTCCGCGCTCCCAAGGTCGACGGCCGCGGCATGATCGCGATGCCGGGCCTCGTCGACACCCACTGGCACCTGTGGACCACCCTCTACCGGTCGATGTCGAGCTCCTCGCCGGAGACGGCGTACTTCGCGCTCAACGTGCGCAACGGCGTGCGCTGCCTCCCCTCCGACCTCTTCCACGGCACCCGGCTCGGGCTGGTCGACGCCCTCAACACCGGCATCACCACGGTCCACGACTGGGCCCACAACCTGCGCTCGCCCGAGCACGCGGACGGCAACCTGCAGGCGCACGAGGAGATCGGGCTGCGCGGCCGCTTCTCCTACGGCACCCCGCAGGGCTACCCGCTGACGCAGATCATCGACCTCGCCGACATCGCCCGGGTCCAGGACGAGTGGTTCGCGTCCGGCAGGCTGCCCCTGATGCACCTCGGGCTCGCGGGCCGACCGCCCGGACTCGCGCCGGAGTCGGTCTTCCGTCCCGAGTACGACGCCGCACGCGAGCTCGGCATCCCGGTCAGCTACCACGCCAACTCGACCCGCGCCCAGGGCGCGCTCGGGATGATCCGGCAGCTCGGCGAGCAGTCGATGCTCACCCCGGACACCCAGCTGATCCACGCGCTCTACACCACCGAGGCCGAGCGGGCGCTGGTCCGCGAGACCGGTGCCTCGGTCAGCATCAGCCCCTGGTCCGAGCTCCTCATCGGGTACGGCGTCACGCCGGTGCCCGAGATGGAGGCGAGCGGCTTGCTGCTGACCCTGTCGGTGGACACCCTCCCGCTCACGGGGTCGGCCGACCTCTGGTCCGTGCTCAGGCTGACGACCGGCCTGCACCGCGGCATCGCCGAGCAGGAGCTGTCGATCAGCACCCGCCGGGTCCTGGAGATGGCGACCGTCGACGCCGCCCGCAGCCTCGGGCTCGGCGACGTCGTTGGCTCGCTCACGCCGGGCAAGCGGGCCGACCTGATCCTGGTCCGGGAGCACGACATCGGCACCGCGCCGGTGACCGACGTCCCCAACACGCTCGCACTCGCGACCGGGGCGGAGAACGTGGACACCGTGATCGTCGACGGACGGATCCGCAAGCGCGGCGGGCGGCTCGTCGACATCGACGAGGAGCAGGTCGTCCGCGAGACCGAGCAGGCGCTGGCGGCCCTCCTGGCGCGCTGA
- a CDS encoding dihydrolipoamide acetyltransferase family protein: MRMPGVSADATAAVLAEWLVAEDAEFAAAEALATVETDKALVDVEADAAGVVLKTLVPPGAQVDVGAPIAVLGSPGEQVDDLDALLRELGVAEASAPVVPDRRDVPDTDPGSGSPVPEPGPVTTPTPTPDQTPAPVPPAPNGRVFASPLARKMAREAGIPVEEIDGTGPRHRVLRRDVEAAIAHRSASPPETAAPLRPDVGGAYEEVPHTRARRLTADRLVASKQQAPHFYLRTTVRAERLLALREELNDGAEVRVSVNDLVVRAVAVAHRRVPELNVTWTSEAVRVHRAADVAVAVATEHGLLTPVVRDVGSLPITTLAAVVRDLADRARQRRLKQAELEGGSITVTNLGMYGVEEFAAIINPPHAAILAVGAVREEPVVEDGAVVAGKVMTLTLSVDHRPVDGVVAARWLAVLTELLERPVRLLA, encoded by the coding sequence ATGCGGATGCCCGGCGTCTCGGCGGACGCCACGGCCGCGGTGCTCGCGGAGTGGCTGGTCGCCGAGGACGCCGAGTTCGCCGCCGCCGAGGCCCTGGCCACCGTCGAGACCGACAAGGCGCTGGTCGACGTCGAGGCCGACGCCGCCGGCGTGGTGCTCAAGACGCTGGTCCCGCCCGGGGCGCAGGTCGACGTCGGCGCGCCGATCGCCGTCCTGGGCAGCCCCGGCGAGCAGGTCGACGACCTCGACGCCCTCCTGAGGGAGCTGGGCGTCGCCGAAGCCTCCGCCCCCGTCGTCCCGGACCGCCGGGACGTCCCAGACACCGACCCGGGCTCGGGGTCCCCCGTACCCGAGCCCGGGCCGGTCACCACCCCCACCCCCACGCCCGACCAGACACCTGCGCCGGTGCCGCCGGCGCCGAACGGGCGGGTGTTCGCGAGCCCGCTGGCGCGGAAGATGGCGCGCGAGGCCGGCATCCCGGTGGAGGAGATCGACGGCACCGGGCCCCGCCATCGCGTGCTGAGACGCGACGTCGAGGCTGCGATCGCCCACCGCTCGGCCTCGCCGCCGGAGACGGCCGCGCCGCTCCGGCCCGACGTGGGAGGGGCGTACGAGGAGGTGCCGCACACCCGGGCCCGTCGGCTGACCGCCGACCGACTGGTGGCGAGCAAGCAGCAGGCACCCCACTTCTACCTCCGGACGACCGTCCGCGCCGAGCGGCTCCTCGCCCTGCGCGAGGAGCTCAACGACGGCGCCGAGGTCCGGGTCTCGGTCAACGACCTGGTGGTGAGGGCCGTCGCCGTGGCCCACCGCAGGGTGCCCGAGCTCAACGTGACCTGGACGTCCGAGGCGGTCCGCGTGCACCGGGCGGCCGACGTGGCCGTCGCCGTCGCGACGGAGCACGGCCTGCTGACCCCGGTCGTGCGTGACGTCGGCAGCCTGCCGATCACGACGCTCGCCGCAGTGGTGCGCGACCTCGCCGACCGGGCGCGGCAGCGCCGGCTGAAGCAGGCCGAGCTCGAGGGCGGCTCGATCACGGTCACCAACCTGGGCATGTACGGCGTCGAGGAGTTCGCCGCCATCATCAACCCGCCCCACGCCGCGATCCTCGCGGTGGGTGCGGTCCGCGAGGAGCCGGTCGTCGAGGACGGCGCCGTGGTCGCGGGGAAGGTCATGACGCTGACCCTCTCGGTCGACCACCGGCCGGTCGACGGTGTCGTGGCGGCACGCTGGCTGGCGGTGCTCACGGAGCTTCTGGAGCGGCCGGTGCGGCTGCTCGCCTGA
- a CDS encoding GntR family transcriptional regulator encodes MSETSSGIGSTRVAAYLREAILGGELRPGDRIRQEEVAERLGASRLPVREALRMLEAEGLTEHEAHKGARVPRLSQHEVDVIYQMRERLEPLALVESLPRLNAADHERLEEVQQRIEDNDDLEKFLDLDREFHMLTYSGCDIDPLMTNVARLWNSTQHYRRTYVALGGRNRMWVVNSEHRLILDAVVRRDVQDAERYLGGHIRRTRIELAQHPEVFAGP; translated from the coding sequence ATGAGCGAGACCAGCAGCGGCATCGGCAGCACGCGGGTGGCGGCGTACCTCCGGGAGGCGATCCTGGGTGGGGAGCTCCGCCCCGGCGACCGGATCCGCCAGGAGGAGGTCGCCGAGCGGCTCGGGGCCAGCCGGCTGCCGGTGCGCGAGGCGCTGCGGATGCTCGAGGCGGAGGGCCTCACCGAGCACGAGGCCCACAAGGGCGCTCGGGTCCCGCGGCTCTCCCAGCACGAGGTCGACGTGATCTACCAGATGCGGGAGCGCCTGGAGCCGCTGGCGCTGGTCGAGAGCCTGCCCCGGCTCAACGCCGCGGACCACGAGCGGCTCGAGGAGGTGCAGCAGCGGATCGAGGACAACGACGACCTCGAGAAGTTCCTCGACCTCGACCGCGAGTTCCACATGCTCACCTACTCCGGCTGTGACATCGACCCGCTCATGACCAACGTGGCCCGGCTGTGGAACTCCACCCAGCACTACCGTCGGACCTACGTCGCGCTCGGCGGGCGCAACCGGATGTGGGTCGTCAACAGCGAGCACCGGCTGATCCTCGACGCCGTGGTCCGCCGGGACGTGCAGGACGCGGAGCGCTACCTCGGCGGCCACATCCGGCGGACCCGGATCGAGCTCGCCCAGCACCCGGAGGTGTTCGCCGGGCCATGA
- a CDS encoding GntR family transcriptional regulator: protein MARRGDSDSLALEVYEQLRADILEQQVQPGERLKQLEIGRRLGVSAGVMREALGLLSTQGLVRLERNRGYCVTPLSEQSFAEVVEARGLVEGITLRLSVSRGDLDWESDVVAAHHRLAREPRQSAEQPDRRNPEWARAHSAFHRALLQACGNSLMLEVCERFWDSAELHRLWVADPEESERDVAGEHRALLDAALDRDAVRAERLLEEHMAMPEGFSWVGRTLG from the coding sequence GTGGCACGGCGTGGTGACAGCGACAGTCTGGCCCTCGAGGTCTACGAGCAGCTGCGCGCCGACATCCTCGAGCAGCAGGTGCAGCCGGGCGAGCGCCTCAAGCAGCTCGAGATCGGCCGCCGGCTGGGGGTCAGCGCCGGGGTGATGCGCGAGGCGCTTGGCCTGCTCTCCACCCAGGGTCTGGTGCGGCTCGAGCGCAACCGCGGCTACTGCGTGACGCCCCTGTCCGAGCAGTCCTTCGCCGAGGTCGTCGAGGCCCGGGGCCTGGTCGAGGGGATCACGCTGAGGCTCTCGGTGAGTCGTGGCGACCTCGACTGGGAGTCCGACGTGGTGGCCGCCCACCACCGGCTGGCCCGCGAGCCCCGGCAGTCCGCGGAGCAGCCCGACCGCCGCAACCCGGAGTGGGCGAGGGCCCACTCCGCCTTCCACCGGGCGTTGCTCCAGGCCTGTGGCAACTCCCTGATGCTGGAGGTGTGCGAGCGGTTCTGGGACTCCGCGGAGCTGCACCGCCTCTGGGTCGCCGACCCGGAGGAGTCGGAGCGCGACGTGGCCGGTGAGCACCGGGCGCTCCTGGACGCGGCGCTGGACCGCGACGCCGTCCGGGCAGAGCGGTTGCTCGAGGAGCACATGGCGATGCCCGAGGGCTTCTCGTGGGTCGGGCGCACCCTGGGCTGA
- a CDS encoding (2Fe-2S)-binding protein, with the protein MTEVTVNGVAVTLTSDGDTPLLTALRDELGLVGTRFGCGQGLCGACFVRLDGDGGTAVVPSCQTPVWQVEGQAVTTVEGLAGDGSHPVQRSILERQAAQCGFCLSGIVVRAAALLDEEPDADAARVAEALDRNLCRCGTHRRIVEAVLAAGDPG; encoded by the coding sequence ATGACCGAGGTGACCGTCAACGGCGTCGCCGTCACCCTGACCAGCGACGGGGACACCCCGTTGCTCACCGCCCTGCGCGACGAGCTGGGCCTGGTCGGGACCCGGTTCGGCTGCGGGCAGGGTCTGTGCGGGGCGTGCTTCGTACGCCTCGACGGCGACGGCGGCACCGCGGTGGTGCCGTCGTGCCAGACGCCGGTGTGGCAGGTCGAGGGCCAGGCGGTCACGACGGTCGAGGGGCTCGCCGGCGACGGCTCCCACCCGGTGCAGCGGTCGATCCTCGAGCGGCAGGCCGCCCAGTGCGGCTTCTGCCTCTCGGGCATCGTGGTCCGGGCCGCGGCGCTGCTCGACGAGGAGCCCGACGCCGACGCCGCGCGGGTCGCCGAGGCGCTCGACCGCAACCTCTGCCGCTGTGGCACCCACCGGCGGATCGTCGAGGCCGTGCTGGCCGCGGGAGATCCCGGATGA
- a CDS encoding VOC family protein, producing MGLPGLRRLDHVGFTVPDLAEAHRFLVEVLGCEYLYSLGPFSHPDEGDDWMTTHLDVHPDAVMVENRWFRCGDQTLLEVFHYSSPDQRTVRPRNSDVGGHHLALYVDDLDVAVAHLRDHGVRVLDGPTASSGPAEGNRWIYFFAPWGMQLELVSAPGGKRWDRERARPASDENPVP from the coding sequence ATGGGCCTGCCCGGGTTGCGACGGCTGGACCACGTGGGCTTCACCGTCCCCGACCTCGCGGAGGCGCACCGCTTCCTGGTCGAGGTCCTCGGCTGCGAGTACCTCTACTCCCTCGGACCGTTCTCCCACCCGGACGAGGGGGACGACTGGATGACCACCCACCTCGACGTCCACCCCGACGCCGTGATGGTCGAGAACCGCTGGTTTCGCTGCGGCGACCAGACCCTCCTCGAGGTCTTCCACTACTCCTCCCCCGACCAGCGCACCGTCCGGCCGCGCAACAGCGACGTCGGCGGCCACCACCTCGCGCTGTACGTCGACGACCTCGACGTGGCCGTCGCCCACCTGCGCGACCACGGCGTCCGCGTGCTCGACGGCCCCACCGCCAGCAGCGGTCCGGCCGAGGGAAACCGGTGGATCTACTTCTTCGCCCCGTGGGGGATGCAGCTCGAGCTGGTCTCTGCCCCCGGTGGCAAGCGGTGGGACCGCGAGCGCGCCCGCCCCGCGAGCGACGAGAATCCGGTGCCATGA
- a CDS encoding alpha-ketoacid dehydrogenase subunit alpha/beta, producing the protein MPQHHPLQPAAPWVEMVATDADWDVADPGLLRTIYAQLVWIRAFEQYVLELAGAGLVHGPAHSSIGQEGGAVGSVLALTSEDSVNGSHRGHHQFLAKALHHVEPKGMDPLAPPSPEARDVLLRTLAEICGLDRGWSHGRGGSMHLQWKEAGAMGTNAIVGGGVPQAAGFAFAHQRSGTDAVAVTYFGDGAANIGSTLESMNLAGAWSLPVCFFVENNQYAVSTSVAEATADPRLSGRGAGFGLASWRVDGMDPLAVHLAMTEAVEHMRRGRGATVVEVDTYRFFHQNGGFAGSAFGYRDKAEEQAWRERDPLVTTAAQLQRLGLMTPEETERAAAQAREVMEQVGSELLEPVPGGKPGQRRIKEQEWPDPTWVDVGVRGDLGEFDDAPVVAPDGFAVDVEETRFIDAVAAVMGRRMETDPGVVVMGEDVHRLNGGTNGATRGLADRFPGRVLGTPISENAFTGLACGVALDGRFTPVVEFMYADFMWVAADQLFNQVAKARHMYGGENGVPLVLRSKVAMGTGYGSQHSMDPAGILATSAGWRIVAPSTPYDYVGLMNSALRCQDPVVVLEHVDLYTSTGPGPVDDLDYCLPVGKAAVRRAGTDVTILTYLGMVPYVLEAVEEFGQVDAEVIDLRWLDRASIDWDTIEASLTRTNQLLIAEQGAVGTSYGGWLADEIHRRFFDLLDAPVRRVTGAEASPSISRVLERAAIAQKDEVIAELAEIARY; encoded by the coding sequence ATGCCTCAGCACCACCCGCTCCAGCCCGCCGCACCCTGGGTGGAGATGGTCGCGACCGACGCCGACTGGGACGTCGCCGACCCCGGGCTGCTGCGCACGATCTACGCCCAGCTGGTGTGGATCCGGGCCTTCGAGCAGTACGTCCTCGAGCTCGCCGGCGCCGGGCTGGTCCACGGGCCGGCCCACTCGAGCATCGGGCAGGAGGGCGGCGCGGTGGGCTCGGTGCTGGCGCTCACCAGCGAGGACTCCGTCAACGGCTCCCACCGGGGCCACCACCAGTTCCTCGCCAAGGCGCTCCACCACGTCGAGCCCAAGGGCATGGACCCGCTCGCGCCGCCGTCGCCGGAGGCCCGCGACGTGCTGCTCCGGACGCTCGCCGAGATCTGCGGGCTGGACCGCGGGTGGAGCCACGGCCGGGGCGGGTCGATGCACCTGCAGTGGAAGGAGGCCGGGGCGATGGGCACCAACGCCATCGTCGGCGGCGGGGTGCCGCAGGCGGCCGGCTTCGCCTTCGCCCACCAGCGGTCCGGGACCGACGCGGTGGCGGTCACCTACTTCGGGGACGGCGCCGCCAACATCGGCTCGACCCTGGAGTCGATGAACCTCGCCGGCGCCTGGTCGCTGCCGGTCTGCTTCTTCGTCGAGAACAACCAGTACGCCGTCTCCACCTCGGTCGCCGAGGCGACCGCCGACCCGCGGCTGTCGGGGCGCGGCGCCGGCTTCGGCCTGGCCTCGTGGCGCGTCGACGGGATGGACCCGCTGGCCGTGCACCTCGCGATGACCGAGGCGGTGGAGCACATGCGGCGCGGCCGCGGCGCCACGGTCGTCGAGGTCGACACCTACCGCTTCTTCCACCAGAACGGCGGCTTCGCGGGCAGTGCCTTCGGCTACCGCGACAAGGCCGAGGAGCAGGCCTGGCGCGAGCGCGACCCGCTGGTGACCACCGCGGCCCAGCTGCAGCGGCTGGGGCTGATGACGCCTGAGGAGACCGAGCGAGCGGCCGCGCAGGCGCGCGAGGTGATGGAGCAGGTCGGCTCCGAGCTGCTCGAGCCCGTCCCCGGGGGCAAGCCCGGCCAGCGTCGGATCAAGGAGCAGGAGTGGCCCGACCCGACGTGGGTCGACGTCGGCGTTCGCGGCGACCTGGGCGAGTTCGACGACGCCCCCGTGGTCGCGCCCGACGGCTTCGCGGTCGACGTCGAGGAGACCCGCTTCATCGACGCCGTCGCCGCGGTGATGGGTCGCCGCATGGAGACCGACCCGGGTGTGGTCGTCATGGGCGAGGACGTCCACCGCCTCAACGGCGGCACCAACGGCGCCACCCGCGGCCTGGCCGACCGCTTCCCGGGGCGGGTGCTCGGCACCCCGATCAGCGAGAACGCCTTCACCGGGCTCGCCTGCGGCGTGGCCCTCGACGGCCGCTTCACCCCGGTCGTGGAGTTCATGTACGCCGACTTCATGTGGGTCGCGGCCGACCAGCTCTTCAACCAGGTGGCCAAGGCCCGCCACATGTACGGCGGCGAGAACGGCGTGCCCCTGGTGCTGCGCAGCAAGGTCGCGATGGGCACCGGCTACGGCTCCCAGCACTCGATGGATCCGGCGGGGATCCTCGCCACCTCGGCGGGCTGGCGGATCGTCGCGCCGTCCACGCCCTACGACTACGTCGGGCTGATGAACTCCGCCCTGCGCTGCCAGGACCCCGTGGTGGTGCTCGAGCACGTCGACCTCTACACCTCGACCGGTCCCGGACCCGTCGACGACCTCGACTACTGCCTGCCCGTCGGCAAGGCGGCCGTGCGCCGAGCGGGCACGGACGTCACGATCCTGACCTACCTCGGGATGGTGCCGTACGTCCTCGAGGCGGTCGAGGAGTTCGGGCAGGTGGACGCCGAGGTGATCGACCTGCGCTGGCTCGACCGGGCCAGCATCGACTGGGACACCATCGAGGCATCCCTCACCAGGACCAACCAGCTGCTGATCGCCGAGCAGGGTGCGGTCGGCACGTCGTACGGCGGCTGGCTGGCCGACGAGATCCACCGCCGGTTCTTCGACCTGCTCGACGCGCCCGTCCGCCGGGTGACCGGGGCCGAGGCCTCGCCCAGCATCAGCAGAGTGCTGGAGCGCGCGGCCATCGCCCAGAAGGACGAGGTCATCGCCGAGCTCGCCGAGATCGCGAGGTACTGA
- a CDS encoding phytoene desaturase family protein encodes MSETVDFVIAGGGHNSLITATYLARAGYECLVLDARSIPGGGAASEELLGPGYSFDSCSTGHTLIQANPLLADDELGLLSDYGLTYDMPDPIAHVVLPDGSSFTSWLDLDRTVEQFARHSRADAETYRRMITDYGEISGLLRDANFTPPGYGTPLPAALEAHPRAGRWLRRRMMTAADVIDREFESRHVKAYLAWQAFQTAQPIDAGGTGMLAISIQAGRQKRSWTIPRGGSGSLTAALVRAFEDLGGVVVCDTTVTELVLEGDRCVGVRTASGEVYRAREGVVSTIHVKHLTEMAPTEAWDDDWLYGISTYDLGLSAFAVYLATDAAPVFETEDASQSAVSAGTVGWLEDVVQYGRDLKDGKFVTGVPWLLVATPTLVDPSRAPEGHHTVKLLSMQRPDPDDGRPWEEVKEEHAQRQLAHVRRLVPNLAEEHVLSRLVKSPRDIEKGNPHMVDGSFHGGERGIAQIGALRPAPRWGQHRTPIRGLYQTGATTHPGGSITGAPGRNAAQVILDDRGSKLADVVAARAGA; translated from the coding sequence ATGAGCGAGACCGTGGACTTCGTGATCGCGGGAGGCGGGCACAACAGCCTGATCACCGCCACCTACCTGGCCCGGGCCGGTTACGAGTGCCTGGTGCTCGACGCCCGCAGCATCCCCGGGGGAGGTGCGGCCAGCGAGGAGCTCCTCGGCCCGGGCTACAGCTTCGACAGCTGCTCGACCGGCCACACGCTCATCCAGGCCAACCCGCTGCTCGCCGACGACGAGCTGGGCCTGCTGTCCGACTACGGGCTGACGTACGACATGCCGGACCCGATCGCCCACGTCGTGCTGCCGGACGGCAGCTCGTTCACGAGCTGGCTCGACCTCGACCGGACCGTGGAGCAGTTCGCCCGGCACTCGCGCGCGGACGCCGAGACGTACCGCCGCATGATCACCGACTACGGCGAGATCTCCGGGCTGCTCCGGGACGCCAACTTCACCCCGCCCGGCTACGGCACCCCTCTCCCCGCCGCGCTCGAGGCGCACCCGCGGGCCGGGCGCTGGCTGCGCCGCCGGATGATGACCGCCGCCGACGTCATCGACCGGGAGTTCGAGAGCCGCCACGTCAAGGCGTACCTGGCCTGGCAGGCCTTCCAGACCGCGCAGCCCATCGACGCCGGGGGCACCGGGATGCTCGCGATCTCCATCCAGGCCGGCCGCCAGAAGCGCAGCTGGACGATCCCGCGCGGCGGGTCCGGCTCGCTCACGGCCGCCCTCGTCCGAGCCTTCGAGGACCTCGGTGGGGTGGTCGTCTGCGACACCACCGTGACCGAGCTGGTGCTCGAGGGCGACCGGTGCGTCGGGGTGCGCACGGCCTCGGGCGAGGTCTACCGCGCCCGCGAGGGCGTGGTCTCCACCATCCACGTGAAGCACCTCACCGAGATGGCGCCCACCGAGGCGTGGGACGACGACTGGCTCTACGGGATCTCGACCTACGACCTGGGTCTCTCGGCGTTCGCGGTCTACCTGGCCACCGACGCGGCCCCGGTGTTCGAGACCGAGGACGCCTCGCAGTCGGCCGTCTCGGCCGGCACCGTGGGCTGGCTCGAGGACGTCGTCCAGTACGGCCGCGACCTCAAGGACGGCAAGTTCGTCACCGGCGTGCCCTGGCTGCTGGTGGCGACCCCCACGCTGGTGGACCCCTCCCGGGCGCCCGAGGGGCACCACACCGTGAAGCTGTTGAGCATGCAGCGGCCCGACCCCGACGACGGCCGTCCGTGGGAGGAGGTGAAGGAGGAGCACGCGCAACGACAGTTGGCGCACGTACGCCGGCTGGTGCCCAACCTCGCCGAGGAGCACGTGCTCTCCCGGCTGGTGAAGAGCCCGCGCGACATCGAGAAGGGCAACCCCCACATGGTCGACGGCTCCTTCCACGGCGGCGAGCGCGGCATCGCCCAGATCGGTGCGCTGCGCCCCGCGCCCCGCTGGGGGCAGCACCGGACGCCGATCCGCGGGCTCTACCAGACAGGAGCCACGACGCACCCCGGCGGCTCGATCACCGGTGCCCCGGGCCGCAACGCGGCCCAAGTCATCCTCGACGACCGCGGGTCGAAGCTGGCCGACGTCGTCGCGGCACGAGCGGGAGCGTGA